The sequence GTCGTCTTCCTTGGCGCCCTGGTGGGGGATGTGGCTGAGGAAGACTACCGCGTCGCCGGCCATGGGGTGCAGCACGACGTGTTCCTGCGCGTAGCACCACTCTTCGAACGCGACGTGGTCGATCCGGGGATACAGATGGGGCGGCTCGGAGAGGTGGCCGTTCTTGACGAAGCGGAGATTGCCCTGGCCGGGGACGTTGTCCTGGAAGTAGAAGGTCGTGTTCACGCTGCTGGGCTGCACGGCCAGCCTGCGTTTTTTCGTCTCCCGCTTCTCGTTCCAGTAGCCGTAGAAGTCCATGTGCCATTCCTGGGTGTAGGCGCCGGGATTGATGTGCGCCCGGAAACTGCGGAGCTGGCACTGCTTGCCCATCATGGCGTAGAGCAGCGGCGCCACGCTCGGATGGCCCACGAGCGGAGCGAAGACCTCGGGCTCCCGGTCCAGCAGGGTGTCGAACCACATGTTCCCGACCGCGTTCAGCCCTTCCTCCCATCCCTGCGCCTTCGCGTGGAATATGCGGGAACGCACCTGCTCGGTTTCCTCCGGGGACAGGGCGCCCTTGAGGAGCACGAAACCGTCCCGTTCCAGTTGATCCAGTTTTACGTCGAGAGCTTTCACCGGGTCTCTCCTTTTACGCCGCTGTCAATGTACGCCGCTGTCAATGTACGCCGCTGTCAATGTACGCCGCTGACTGATTCTGGGATCGGTAGTCCGGCCGGTCGCGCACCTCCCGAGTAACGGTCGCGCACCGGCCGCTTCGGATTCGTCCTGCGGATTTCGACCAGACCATAAACACAGGGACTTTTGCTGTCAAGTCATACGGACCGCTTCGAGGGACGCCTCGTCAGCCGCGCGCATTCGCGCCCCGCAGGATCATTCCTCGAACGGATAGAGCGGACGACGCCGGTACCGGAAGTCGAATCGCCGCATGTCCGCGGTCGTGGCGCCGGGCGTGTCCACCCGGATCAGTCGCTTGCTCACGGGCGCGTAGGCCGCCGTGGGCGCGTGCACGCCCTTGGCGATGAGCACGTGGAAGTCGGCCGGGTCCAGGCCGATACTGGTCATCATGCCCAGACTGACCGGCACCGTCCGCAGCGACGTCAGGCTCACTTTCAGCCCGCTGTCCGTGGCCACGACAGCGGTCTGTCCCATATTGAACGATGTCTTGCCGCCGTGGCGAATGGCCGATTCGGAGAAACGTCCCTCGTGGATCCCCTGTACCCGCACTTCGGTCCGTATGGGTGGGCCGTGCCGGTCATCCGTCTTGCCGCCCATCTCCAGTGTGAGCCTCGCGCCCACGCCGGCGGCAACGGTCCGTTCGACGGACCCGGGGTCGTAAAGGCAGAGGAAGGTCTTCACCTCCCCGCGCCTCATGACCTCGTGGGCGATGAGCGTGCCGTCCGCGGCCGAACCTCCGCCCACGTTGTCGCCCATGTCGAGCAGGCACACGGGCCCCTCGCCGTCCAGGGCGGTGTCGACGGCTTCGGGGATGGGAATGAACTCGCCGACGAATTCGTCCCGGTGCGTGATCAGGTAACCGGCGAGATCATCCGTGATGCGCCGGGCCAGACCGGCGTCGCCGTCGGTCACGGCAATGAAGGCCGAACCCATCTCCGGCACGTCCGCGTAGGGAAACCCGAGTACGACGCTGTTGGACAGGACGCCGGATGCCTCCAGCCACACGTCCGCCTTTTCGTAAAGGGGCCGGCAGGGCGGTGAGGACGTGTCCTGGCGCTCGATACCGATGGCCACCGGTGGAAAAGCCGCCGCCTGCACGGGCCGGACTTCTCCGCGCAGGGTCCGGGCCATGAGCGTAGCGACCTCCAAGCCCCGCTGCTTCTGGTCCAGGTGCGGGTTGGTGCGGTAGGCAATGGTGGCGTCGCAGGCCTCGACCATGCGCCGGGAGAGATTGGCGTGGGGATCGATGGTGCAGATGATGGGAAGGTCAGGCCCGACCTCCCCGCGCAGCCGGGTCAGCCAGTACCCGTCCAGGTCGTGGTAATCCGCCCCCTCGCCGGCATTGGCGCCGTGGGGAGCGACCAGCAGGCCGTCGAGCGGCCCCGCGCCCGCGAGCTGCGCGAACAACATCTCGATCAGCGCGTCGCAGGTGTCTTGCGTGATCCGGCCGGCCGGCGGGGTGGACGCGTAGAACAGCGGTACGGCGTCGATGCCGGCGTCGTCCAGTCCCTCCAGGAAGCCGCTGATCTCGTGGAATCCGCCCTTGAAATGATCGGCGACGGCTTCGCCCGTCAGTATCCCGTCCCGCCGGAACAGGTCGAGGGTCGTCGGCGTGTGGCTGAACGTATTGGATTCGTGGATCAGCGAGAGGATGCCCACGCGCACGGAATAGCGCTCCTGGATCACGACAGCATGTGCTGGAAGGACTTTCTGAACTTGTCCACCTTCGGGTCGATGACCATGAAACAGTAGGGTTGCCGTGGATTGTTGCGATAGTAGTCGTGATGGTACGCTTCGGCCTCGTAAAAAACCTCGAGGGGTTCGATCTCCGTAACGATCGCCGCGCTCCACAGGTCCGACGCGTCGGCCTCCGTCCTCGAATACTCGGCCGCGCGCTTCTGCTCGTCGTCGTGGTACAGGATGATCGAACGGTACTGCGTGCCGACGTCCCCGCCCTGGCGGTTGAGCGTAGTCGGGTCGTGTATACGCCAGAATATGTTCAGGAGGTCCGCGTAACCGATCACGGCCGGATCGAAGGTGATCCGTACGACCTCGGCATGGCCCGTTGCGCCGGTGCATACGGACTTGTAATCCGGGTTGTCGACGCTGCCGCCGGCATATCCCGAAACCACGCTCGTTACACCCTTTACCTGCTGGTAGATCGCTTCCAGGCACCAGAAGCAACCACCGCCCAGCGTCGCCGTCTGCGTCTCTTGTGTCATGTAGCCGTCCTCCATGGAGTGGGAGATCCGTTTCTTCAAGTCCGTCCGGCCCCGTGGCGCTCGTTCGTCTGCGCCCGGTCTTGTTTGCTCCGGCTCATCCGCGCGGTTTCGTGCCGGCTCGTTCAGCCGCGGCTCATCCGCGCGGGTTTCTCGTAACGCGCATGTACGCAATAACGAAAATGGGTAGGGCGAGGGCCAGGAAAATCCAGATAAGCGCCCGGTCGTCCTCGATGATCCCCGTCATCGACAGCAGGGTGCTCACGCCGGCCGCGGGAATGGCCGCGGTGGCGGCGGATACTGCCAGGCAGAACAGGAGATCCTTGATCATGCGCTTCATGATGTCGGCCGATTCACCAGTTTGCCGTCGACGTAGTCCAGCAGATCCCGGGTGACCGCGCCGTCCGGCTCCCGGTCGAAGGTCGTCTTGAAGTCCCGCATCAGGGCGGACAGCTCGAACCGCCGTCCTTCGCGCACGGTGCATTGTACGTTTTCGATATCTTCTATCCGTTCGAGGGGGTTCCCCCGGACTGCCACCAGGTCGGCCCGAAGCCCCGGCCGGATCGAACCGGTCCGGCCGTCGATGCCCAGCACCCGGGCGTTGATCGAGGTGGCCGATCGCAACGCGTCCACGACCGGAATGCCGGCGTCCGTGTACATGGCGAGTTCGTCATGCACGCTCATCCCGGGCACGAGGTGGGGAAAGGGCGTATCCGTGCCCAGCGCGACGGTCACGCCCCGTTGATGGGACCGTCGAAGGAACCGCTTAAGGTGCACCATGGCGCCCTGGTACCTCCAACGGTATTCAGGTGGTCCGAAACGACCGAGATATCTTTGCCAGATATACAGGTGACGGGGGTGGACCCAGGCCCTCCGGGCGTCGTGGTGGAAAGGCCGGTCCAGGACGCGCCCGAGCCGGTCCCAGACCACCAGGGTCGGGTCGATGACTACGTCCCGTTCCAGGAGCAGGTCGATCATGAGATCGTCCTCCGCCTCGGACGCCGCGCGCCAGGCCACGCCGCACCCGGCCAGGTGCTCGAACTCATCGAGTCCGAGCCGCACGGCGTCTTCCGCGGTGGTCGATTGAAGGTGGGCCACCACGAACTTGCCCGATGCATGGGCGGCGTCGACCGCCGCCTTCATCAGCGGGGACTCCACGCCCGCGTACAGTTTGATCTGGTCCACACCGGCTTCCGCGTGACGCCGGACCGAATCGGCGATCTCGCCGGGCGTGCAGTGGGCGCGGCCCAACTGGGGCCAGTAGACCCGGGGACCGTCGAGCAGGTGGCCGCAGCACAGGATGGCCGGACCGGCGGAAAGGTCCTTTGCGTGGCGTTTGCGCTCCCCCAGGATCCATGCCAGGTCATTGCCCACGTCGCGGACCGTGGTCACCCCGGCGGCCAGGAAGGCAGGTCCCATGACGGAACTGTAGTGGACGTGGGCGTCCATCAGCCCCGGCAGGAGCGTACATGCCGGCAGGGCCGCAGTCTCCATGCCGGCCGGAATCTCGGAGACGGGCAGGACCGCGTCGATGAGGCGATCCTTCACCACGACGGCCACACCGCTTCGCGTCTCGTCGGATACGCCGTCCCAGATGCGGTCCGGGGCCAGTGCGTACGTGGCGTTCCTCTGGTCTTCCTTCATGAAAGTATCCCGCGTGCCGGTCGCCGGCCGGCGTCCCGGACAGGTGCCTTTACCACCTCGTTCGATCCGGTATAAATCCCTTGCCCGCAGCGTGCTCCGTCCATTACTTGGACCCATCGGTAATATCTAACGTCACCGTGGATTCTGTCAAAGGGCTAATGTCCAGTCCCCTGTACACCGGATGGCAACGAATCCTGGAAGGCCAGGGTCTCGAAGTCGCCTTCACGGGCATGTTCATCGTGTTCCTGGCCCTCGCCGCCATCAGCTTCTGCATTGCCATGCTACCCAGGGTCGTGGCGGCGCTGGGGGGCATGCTCCCTGAACATCCGCACGACCCCACCGGTACGGATTCCCCGCAGGACGACGAAGCCGTGGCCGCGGCCGTCGGGTTCGCGCTCGACGAAAAGAACAACCATCGGTAAACAGGCCATGCGGACGGACTAAATGACGATACTGTACGACTTTCTGTCGGCTTCCGGTCTGGCCGCGGCGACGTGGGGACATGCCGTGATGATCCTGATCGGCATGGTCATGATCGTCCTGGCGATCGTCCGCCGCTACGAACCACTGCTCCTCGTGCCCATCGGATTCGGGATCATGCTGGGCAACATTCCCATGATGGAAGGGGACGGGCATGGGGTCTACGATGAAGGAAGCGTTCTCTACTACATCTATTTCGGCGTCAGGGAAGGCGTCTTCCCGCCCCTGATCTTCCTGGGCATCGGGGCCATGACCGATTTCTCGGCCATGCTGTCCAACCCGCGGCTCGTCCTTCTGGGCGCCGCCGCGCAGATCGGCATCTTCCTGACCCTCCTCGGCGCCATGGCCATTGGTTTTACGCCCGCCGAGTCGGGCGCCATCGCCATCATCGGCGGCGCGGACGGTCCCACGGCCATTTTCCTGTCGTCGAAACTGGCGCCTCACCTGCTTTCCATGATCGCCATCGCGTCCTATTCCTACATGGCCCTGGTACCCATCATCCAGCCGCCCATCATGCGGCTTTTCACTACACGGCAGGAACGGCTGATCCGCATGGCGACGCCCCGGGCGGTCTCGCAGCGGGAGAAGATCCTCTTCCCCATCGTCGCCTTTATCATCGCCGCCATGATCGCGCCGGATTCGATCGTGCTCGTGGGCATGCTCTTCTTCGGCAACCTGCTCAAGGAATGCGGCGTCACCGAGCGGCTGGCCAATACGGCGCGGACCTCGATGATCGACATCGTCACCATCCTCCTGGGGTTCTCGGTCGGCGCCAGCACGCAGGCGTCGGCGTTCCTGTCGCTGCAGTCGCTCTTCATTTTCACCCTGGGCGTGGTCTCCTTCTGCATCGCGACGACCGGCGGCGTGCTCTTCGCCAAGTTCCTGAACCTTTTCGTCAAAGACAAGATCAACCCGCTGATCGGTGCGGCGGGCGTCTCCGCCGTGCCCATGGCGGCGCGGGTAGCCCAGGTGGAAGCCCATCGCGAAGACCCGCGGAACTTCCTGTTGTTTCACGCCATGGCGCCCAACGTGGCGGGCGTCCTCGGCTCC is a genomic window of Gemmatimonadota bacterium containing:
- a CDS encoding phytanoyl-CoA dioxygenase family protein, whose product is MKALDVKLDQLERDGFVLLKGALSPEETEQVRSRIFHAKAQGWEEGLNAVGNMWFDTLLDREPEVFAPLVGHPSVAPLLYAMMGKQCQLRSFRAHINPGAYTQEWHMDFYGYWNEKRETKKRRLAVQPSSVNTTFYFQDNVPGQGNLRFVKNGHLSEPPHLYPRIDHVAFEEWCYAQEHVVLHPMAGDAVVFLSHIPHQGAKEDDDMERCNVVCHYQTCPMYEGVWYVSSPRPFKGSFPFHETAPAGMN
- a CDS encoding M81 family metallopeptidase, which produces MRVGILSLIHESNTFSHTPTTLDLFRRDGILTGEAVADHFKGGFHEISGFLEGLDDAGIDAVPLFYASTPPAGRITQDTCDALIEMLFAQLAGAGPLDGLLVAPHGANAGEGADYHDLDGYWLTRLRGEVGPDLPIICTIDPHANLSRRMVEACDATIAYRTNPHLDQKQRGLEVATLMARTLRGEVRPVQAAAFPPVAIGIERQDTSSPPCRPLYEKADVWLEASGVLSNSVVLGFPYADVPEMGSAFIAVTDGDAGLARRITDDLAGYLITHRDEFVGEFIPIPEAVDTALDGEGPVCLLDMGDNVGGGSAADGTLIAHEVMRRGEVKTFLCLYDPGSVERTVAAGVGARLTLEMGGKTDDRHGPPIRTEVRVQGIHEGRFSESAIRHGGKTSFNMGQTAVVATDSGLKVSLTSLRTVPVSLGMMTSIGLDPADFHVLIAKGVHAPTAAYAPVSKRLIRVDTPGATTADMRRFDFRYRRRPLYPFEE
- the msrA gene encoding peptide-methionine (S)-S-oxide reductase MsrA; translated protein: MTQETQTATLGGGCFWCLEAIYQQVKGVTSVVSGYAGGSVDNPDYKSVCTGATGHAEVVRITFDPAVIGYADLLNIFWRIHDPTTLNRQGGDVGTQYRSIILYHDDEQKRAAEYSRTEADASDLWSAAIVTEIEPLEVFYEAEAYHHDYYRNNPRQPYCFMVIDPKVDKFRKSFQHMLS
- a CDS encoding amidohydrolase family protein; translated protein: MKEDQRNATYALAPDRIWDGVSDETRSGVAVVVKDRLIDAVLPVSEIPAGMETAALPACTLLPGLMDAHVHYSSVMGPAFLAAGVTTVRDVGNDLAWILGERKRHAKDLSAGPAILCCGHLLDGPRVYWPQLGRAHCTPGEIADSVRRHAEAGVDQIKLYAGVESPLMKAAVDAAHASGKFVVAHLQSTTAEDAVRLGLDEFEHLAGCGVAWRAASEAEDDLMIDLLLERDVVIDPTLVVWDRLGRVLDRPFHHDARRAWVHPRHLYIWQRYLGRFGPPEYRWRYQGAMVHLKRFLRRSHQRGVTVALGTDTPFPHLVPGMSVHDELAMYTDAGIPVVDALRSATSINARVLGIDGRTGSIRPGLRADLVAVRGNPLERIEDIENVQCTVREGRRFELSALMRDFKTTFDREPDGAVTRDLLDYVDGKLVNRPTS
- a CDS encoding sodium ion-translocating decarboxylase subunit beta; amino-acid sequence: MTILYDFLSASGLAAATWGHAVMILIGMVMIVLAIVRRYEPLLLVPIGFGIMLGNIPMMEGDGHGVYDEGSVLYYIYFGVREGVFPPLIFLGIGAMTDFSAMLSNPRLVLLGAAAQIGIFLTLLGAMAIGFTPAESGAIAIIGGADGPTAIFLSSKLAPHLLSMIAIASYSYMALVPIIQPPIMRLFTTRQERLIRMATPRAVSQREKILFPIVAFIIAAMIAPDSIVLVGMLFFGNLLKECGVTERLANTARTSMIDIVTILLGFSVGASTQASAFLSLQSLFIFTLGVVSFCIATTGGVLFAKFLNLFVKDKINPLIGAAGVSAVPMAARVAQVEAHREDPRNFLLFHAMAPNVAGVLGSAIAAGILWSVLVGG